A single genomic interval of Rosistilla ulvae harbors:
- a CDS encoding WD40 repeat domain-containing serine/threonine protein kinase yields the protein MDAGKNSATNDADFANDIARQAQLFQQRFSDNTPGAAGRDVKLDRSRLESVLTLFQQTQDTATTISNGEGEEQDDFEPPERIGRFKVDGIIGVGGFSTVYQAHDDVLLRDVALKSIRRRVKVANVEDDSRMHEARAAARLSHPNLVPLYEVFQDADAVYLVSELCLGSTLAEWLTAHPGPIDAQMACGTCFELTEAIIHVHDCGLVHRDIKPGNIMISESVGTDGRLKLTPRLTDFGLVRDIFADSGLVKSYRLVGTLLFMAPEQVLQNEQWHGKACDIFAIGIVLYRMLTGKLPHQGDKAIELFHSICVEPPIPPRKFVPSLSPDLEAICLKCLAKDPANRYATASDLRDDLYRYQRGLMVEARPRSLAERTWVAIRRSPLESGLLATIILLLVAGTVILGHSNRRLNEHQSQLELAFGEVIASEHRAVKARKQFREQRDLAKVTERQAVETAYVSDLRHAYDALSHNNLVGALEISESIEKYAAGILPTGIDLNILQTQARENWTRLPSASTPIRQIAMFPDSFRFLVADEEGPIRIYRRSDGQIEHEIAQRDGTRRFAVAISPDGQLLAVGNQIAQDGDWLKALNQVEFISLGERAVPDMIPDLPTTVESLAFSNDGRLLAVGCRYQSVQVVDVESGNLVQSVRSTRRNHELAFSNDGHELLVLKESTQVRWTDLKNNKKSAEVKTKRYVNRWAWAESGAKLAACFSGWHGVAVVDLADAKHSEIELLHNSGIATCVAISPDGQRVVAGTQNGAILKWDLRELPSGGSDAKETRSRWPAGDAAILHAGYVTEIAIDSQGRIFSGGEDGSLALSSFENAPPPAIELQFETRCAALAPDGQTAFVGCSGGAVLAIDTVSHAVTSVVPKASAALAFDAEPRCLQVSHDGRWLGVGTVGGDLLVIDLHDPTASYRVTNPDYEDQRDNCAKGIRFAPNGDRLVFSTANGYHVGFYALPHATGELTRLAGQVVALRHQAITLLDDQRCLMFGDSIGEFILGGSDATLVGRGMAKFVTACYAPEEGIIYSAALDNRIRKHDSNGGMIETSARWNSPAGSAAQNFEVTALAITPDGRNLLTGGSDGSIGIWNARDLRNLGFVVAGDGQAPVTDIQFSDDGKTWIYCRKTENRSLGKIPFHINQLD from the coding sequence ATGGACGCGGGCAAGAACTCGGCGACAAACGACGCTGATTTCGCCAACGACATTGCGCGCCAAGCCCAGCTGTTCCAACAACGTTTCTCCGATAACACGCCCGGAGCTGCTGGTCGAGACGTCAAGCTGGACAGGTCGCGACTGGAATCGGTCCTCACGCTGTTCCAGCAAACGCAGGACACCGCTACGACCATCTCGAACGGCGAAGGCGAAGAACAGGACGATTTCGAGCCGCCCGAACGGATCGGACGCTTTAAGGTCGACGGCATCATCGGTGTCGGGGGATTCTCGACAGTCTATCAAGCACACGATGATGTGCTGCTGAGGGATGTGGCGCTGAAATCGATTCGTCGACGCGTCAAGGTAGCGAACGTTGAAGACGACTCGCGAATGCACGAAGCCCGCGCCGCGGCTCGCTTGAGTCATCCCAATCTGGTCCCACTATATGAAGTCTTCCAGGATGCCGATGCGGTCTACTTAGTTTCGGAACTCTGCCTGGGGTCGACATTGGCCGAGTGGTTGACGGCGCACCCAGGTCCGATCGATGCTCAGATGGCATGTGGGACCTGTTTTGAGCTGACCGAAGCGATCATCCACGTTCACGATTGCGGGTTGGTCCATCGCGACATCAAGCCCGGCAACATCATGATCTCCGAATCGGTAGGGACCGATGGACGCTTGAAATTGACTCCTCGCTTGACCGACTTTGGATTGGTCCGCGACATTTTTGCCGACTCCGGTCTCGTGAAGTCCTACCGTCTCGTCGGAACATTGTTATTCATGGCGCCCGAACAGGTGCTTCAGAACGAACAATGGCATGGCAAAGCGTGCGACATCTTTGCGATTGGGATCGTGTTGTATCGGATGCTGACAGGGAAGCTGCCGCATCAGGGAGACAAAGCGATCGAGCTGTTCCATTCGATTTGCGTTGAACCTCCGATTCCGCCGCGCAAGTTTGTCCCATCGCTCTCGCCCGATTTGGAAGCGATCTGTCTGAAGTGCTTGGCCAAAGACCCTGCCAACCGCTACGCGACCGCCAGCGATTTGCGCGATGACCTGTACCGTTACCAACGGGGCTTAATGGTCGAGGCGCGACCGCGATCGTTAGCCGAAAGGACATGGGTCGCGATCCGACGTTCTCCGTTGGAATCGGGTTTGTTGGCGACCATCATCCTGTTGTTGGTCGCCGGAACGGTGATCTTGGGGCACAGCAATCGACGTTTAAACGAACACCAATCGCAGCTGGAACTGGCGTTTGGCGAGGTCATTGCCAGCGAACATCGCGCGGTAAAGGCGCGAAAGCAATTTCGTGAGCAACGCGATTTGGCAAAAGTGACCGAACGGCAAGCGGTCGAGACGGCTTATGTCTCCGATCTGCGGCATGCCTACGACGCATTGTCTCACAACAACCTCGTTGGCGCGTTGGAGATCTCCGAATCGATCGAAAAGTACGCCGCAGGGATTCTCCCCACGGGGATCGATCTGAACATCCTGCAAACCCAAGCGCGCGAGAACTGGACCCGGTTGCCAAGTGCTTCGACTCCTATCCGGCAAATCGCGATGTTCCCCGATTCGTTCCGATTTTTGGTCGCCGACGAAGAGGGGCCGATTCGGATCTACCGCAGATCGGACGGTCAGATCGAACATGAGATCGCACAACGCGACGGGACGCGGCGGTTTGCCGTCGCGATCTCGCCCGACGGGCAATTGCTCGCCGTGGGGAACCAGATCGCCCAAGACGGCGATTGGTTGAAAGCACTCAATCAAGTCGAATTCATTTCGCTGGGCGAACGCGCGGTTCCGGACATGATTCCCGATCTACCAACAACCGTCGAATCTCTGGCGTTTTCAAACGATGGCAGGCTGTTGGCGGTGGGATGTCGCTACCAATCGGTTCAAGTGGTCGACGTGGAATCGGGGAACTTGGTGCAATCGGTCCGTTCGACCCGCCGCAACCACGAACTTGCTTTTTCCAACGATGGACACGAACTGCTGGTCTTGAAGGAAAGCACGCAAGTTCGGTGGACGGATTTAAAAAACAACAAGAAATCCGCCGAAGTGAAGACCAAACGCTACGTTAATCGCTGGGCGTGGGCCGAATCGGGGGCGAAGTTGGCGGCTTGCTTTTCGGGTTGGCACGGGGTTGCCGTCGTCGATCTAGCGGATGCCAAGCATTCCGAGATTGAATTACTGCACAATTCAGGAATTGCGACCTGCGTCGCGATTTCTCCCGACGGTCAGAGAGTGGTGGCGGGGACTCAAAATGGCGCGATCTTAAAATGGGATCTCCGCGAGTTGCCGAGTGGTGGGAGCGATGCGAAAGAGACGCGGTCGCGTTGGCCTGCAGGGGATGCCGCGATCCTGCACGCTGGATACGTCACCGAAATTGCCATCGATTCCCAGGGACGGATCTTCAGTGGTGGCGAAGACGGATCGCTAGCTCTCAGTTCGTTTGAAAACGCTCCCCCACCCGCGATCGAACTCCAATTTGAAACGCGTTGCGCGGCGCTGGCTCCCGATGGTCAAACGGCCTTCGTGGGCTGCAGCGGCGGGGCCGTCTTGGCGATTGATACGGTGAGCCATGCCGTGACCAGCGTCGTCCCGAAGGCCTCGGCAGCTCTTGCCTTCGATGCGGAACCGCGTTGCCTGCAAGTTTCACACGATGGGCGGTGGTTGGGTGTTGGTACGGTGGGTGGTGATTTGTTGGTAATCGATTTGCACGATCCTACGGCCAGCTATCGCGTTACGAATCCGGACTACGAAGACCAGCGCGATAACTGTGCCAAAGGGATTCGATTTGCGCCAAACGGGGATCGTTTGGTCTTCTCGACGGCCAATGGATACCATGTTGGATTTTATGCGTTGCCTCACGCTACCGGTGAATTGACACGCCTGGCGGGGCAAGTGGTTGCGTTGCGCCATCAAGCGATCACGCTGTTGGATGACCAGCGTTGTTTGATGTTTGGCGACTCGATCGGTGAGTTCATTCTTGGAGGATCCGATGCGACGTTGGTCGGCAGGGGCATGGCCAAGTTTGTCACCGCGTGTTACGCGCCCGAAGAGGGGATCATCTACTCTGCTGCCCTCGACAATCGAATCCGCAAACACGATTCGAATGGGGGCATGATCGAAACCAGTGCGCGGTGGAACTCACCGGCCGGTTCCGCGGCCCAAAATTTTGAAGTCACTGCACTGGCAATTACTCCCGACGGCAGGAATCTTTTGACGGGTGGCAGCGACGGATCGATCGGTATTTGGAATGCGCGAGACCTGCGGAACTTGGGATTTGTGGTCGCCGGCGACGGGCAGGCCCCAGTCACCGACATCCAATTCTCCGACGATGGCAAGACGTGGATCTATTGTCGAAAAACGGAAAATCGAAGCTTAGGAAAAATTCCGTTTCATATCAATCAACTCGATTGA
- a CDS encoding hydroxyisourate hydrolase gives MHFHFLTRFAAVIVVIAACGCGQQPRAGEVPVFPITGTVTVDGKPVENIQIALHSNGTEESAKQLYPQGFTDAQGQIKVSTYAAGDGAPAGDYRVTFVLKDYNALARSFTGPNKIDASYAAPETSPVTITIGPDQPNDLGQLELPSN, from the coding sequence ATGCATTTTCACTTTTTAACACGTTTCGCAGCCGTGATCGTTGTCATCGCGGCTTGCGGTTGTGGCCAACAACCACGTGCCGGTGAAGTGCCGGTATTCCCAATCACGGGGACCGTCACGGTCGATGGCAAGCCGGTGGAGAACATTCAAATCGCGTTGCATTCGAACGGCACCGAGGAATCGGCGAAGCAACTCTATCCGCAAGGCTTCACCGACGCTCAGGGGCAAATCAAAGTCTCGACCTATGCCGCTGGTGACGGTGCCCCGGCGGGAGACTATCGAGTCACGTTCGTGCTGAAGGATTATAACGCATTGGCACGATCGTTTACCGGCCCCAACAAAATCGATGCAAGCTATGCCGCCCCGGAAACCAGTCCGGTGACGATCACGATTGGTCCCGACCAGCCGAACGACCTGGGCCAGTTGGAACTACCATCGAACTGA
- a CDS encoding DUF1559 domain-containing protein: MRSRRIGFTLVELLVVIAIIGILVGLLLPAVQAAREAARRMQCSNNFKQIGLAFHNYHDTFKSFPAAWYIHGMTPPFNIQGGNMGLLPFMEQQALYDRYDSRVSPTNEGGTIGQQNVSVIATPLAGFVCPSSPGGIDRVYDANIDATTAAAFLPGLGAISYRAAPSDYCVTGGVKGIFAKIAYSNNEGSAREGALMQVNPFETATTRFSSILDGTSNTFLMGERTGGKEIYTGRKILALPAPIGDTNGGGWGDPLNGENWLEGSVRGATTFPMPQGGCPINCTNLRSQGFHAFHPGGAMFLMADGSVQFNSETIDAYTFAARITRAKGEVAP; this comes from the coding sequence ATGAGATCGAGGCGAATTGGTTTTACGTTGGTCGAGCTGTTGGTCGTGATTGCGATCATCGGGATCTTAGTTGGTTTGTTGTTACCCGCGGTGCAAGCGGCTCGCGAAGCTGCACGACGCATGCAATGCAGCAACAACTTCAAACAGATCGGGTTGGCATTCCATAACTACCACGACACCTTTAAGAGCTTTCCCGCAGCTTGGTACATTCATGGCATGACTCCTCCATTCAACATCCAAGGGGGGAATATGGGGCTGCTGCCGTTTATGGAACAGCAAGCACTGTACGACCGGTACGACAGCCGGGTTTCACCGACGAATGAGGGGGGGACGATCGGACAACAAAACGTTTCGGTAATCGCTACGCCTTTGGCTGGTTTTGTCTGTCCTTCGAGCCCAGGCGGAATTGACCGCGTCTATGACGCCAATATTGACGCCACTACGGCTGCGGCTTTTTTGCCCGGTCTAGGAGCGATCAGTTATCGCGCGGCTCCGTCGGATTATTGTGTGACCGGTGGGGTCAAAGGAATCTTCGCAAAGATAGCCTACAGCAACAACGAAGGTAGCGCGAGGGAAGGGGCATTAATGCAGGTCAATCCATTTGAAACAGCAACGACTCGTTTTTCATCGATCCTCGACGGCACCAGCAACACCTTTTTGATGGGCGAACGGACCGGCGGAAAGGAAATCTATACGGGGCGAAAAATCCTTGCCCTCCCCGCGCCGATAGGAGACACAAATGGTGGTGGTTGGGGCGATCCATTAAACGGCGAAAATTGGTTGGAAGGGTCGGTCCGTGGCGCAACCACTTTTCCGATGCCTCAAGGAGGATGCCCAATCAATTGCACCAATCTTCGCAGCCAAGGGTTTCACGCTTTTCATCCAGGCGGAGCGATGTTCCTGATGGCTGATGGATCGGTCCAGTTCAATTCCGAAACGATCGATGCGTATACCTTCGCCGCTCGAATCACACGCGCGAAAGGAGAGGTGGCGCCGTAA
- a CDS encoding DUF7507 domain-containing protein, which produces MSKIRGLSNRRGRDSKRREKQSSRFRPRFEQLESRRLLAVATDLANISGIVYDDVDGNGLSAGEEIAGATVNVYRDNGNGIFEPGAGDGSPVATDISDASGRYTLTGLTAGSYFVQQPAQTIGGNSLSQQVSPALTITAAQAEGVLVRTIDSFDGTTDLVSDTANDGVRVASSLADGAALGGERDIFVNKTSVNGLVRISVNDPLQPGILSFDSFASGDGQWNVSWDGIDGDALTLDDTGLGGVDLTSAGTAAGFRLQIGADNLGGTAIVRVYSDDGNGATTSRSSQTTLVIPDTGGSATSTEYIPFSAFIGTADFTQVGAIELDITGVPNINGTAELVGAIGPTTITQDFDNFEQADLSLTKVSNTAAPVVGQTVSFTVSVTNTGPNTATGVEVLDQLPTGITFGSATPSQGSYNNATGIWTVGSITNGATATLQISGTLATAGDKTNTAEIIAADQTDPDSTPGNGLPSEDDQASVTIAPQLIDLSLLKAVDNASPNVGEEVTFTLTINNAGPSTATGVAVTDALPGGLTFVSASPSQGNFSSTGGLWTVGDLASGGTATLNLTARVISAGTKTNSAQVTAAGQADIDSTPNNNDPTEDDQASVAVTPQVADLSLTKVADSTSPNVSQNVVYTITLNNAGPSAATGVQVTDLLPSGIAFVSAQPSIGTYDSNSGLWTVGSIGSNNNQTLILIGRVDSVGAKTNVAEVIASDQFDSDSTPGNGATTEDDRAEVTVTPQTADLSLAKTVNDATPNVGENVTFTLTVSNSGPNQATGVRVLDELPAGMTFVSSSGSQGVYDSGTGVWNVGTISNGGTATLRIVATAGNAGLNANSAEIIASDQLDPDSTPGNSVAGEDDTAEVTFTAEIVDLSLAKTVNTAQPNLGENVTFTITVNNAGPDAATNVVVVDRLPTGLTFVSATPSQGTFNTTTRQWSIPTVPAFGSVTMTLVARVNAATTLTNTVEILDADQPDIDSTPGNNVPSEDDQAVASITTRQADLSLTKTVDNANPNVGDNVTFTIDINNDGPDAATGVAVLDTLPTGMTFVSANATLGTFDSASRTWSVGTVPNNSGAQLEIVARVDTRGIKTNTAQVSASEVADPDSTPGNNLTAEDDQASVSLTPQLVDLALTKGVDAAQPNIGDNVVYNLAITNTGTDTATGVAVTDTLPVGVTFISAIASLGNYDDATGVWNVGSVARGSTPTLEITVRVDTPDTKTNVAEITATDQLDVDSTPGNGITTEDDYATVDITPLSADLSLTKTVDDPKPNVGENVTFTITVTNSGPDAATGILVEDQLPPDVVFVSATASRGSYNELTGIWDLGALGNTGTATLQIVANGTNVIEKVNQAEIVASDTRDPDSTPGNNDSSEDDQASVSIEPQEIDLSLTKTIDNNAPNRGENVVYTLVVTNDGPSDATGIEITDRLPEGMTFVSAAVAQGAFNASTGVWTTGSLAQGDSATLRLTATVNTTGTVLNTAEITAADQPDTDSTPGNNNITEDDFSSAIFVTPVADLGLTKIVADSTPLASEDVVFTITVVNNGPDDATGVVVRDLLPPGLLFQSSTETQGTYDSNTGLWNVGGIPNTGTATMTIRARINSADPSTNTAEIVAVAQFDPDSTPDNGIVGEDDQASVTVTPEVSDLSVTAAVDNPTPELGDSVVTTFTVSNAGPDVATNVVLSLPIPPGFTFVRADVSQGTFDAATGLWTLGTLIVGETRTIRITERVDAFGIRPHNIEVQSVDQIDPDSTPGNMSLVEDDYASVMIQAPRNLSKRLFLSR; this is translated from the coding sequence GTGTCGAAAATTCGTGGCCTCTCCAACCGTCGGGGCCGCGATAGCAAACGCCGCGAAAAACAAAGCAGCCGCTTTCGGCCGCGTTTCGAACAGCTCGAATCGCGGCGTCTGCTGGCCGTCGCGACCGACTTGGCCAACATCTCGGGGATCGTCTACGACGATGTCGACGGCAACGGGCTGAGTGCTGGCGAGGAGATCGCCGGCGCGACGGTGAACGTTTACCGCGACAACGGCAACGGAATCTTCGAGCCAGGCGCCGGGGACGGTTCGCCCGTGGCGACCGACATCAGCGATGCCAGCGGTCGCTACACGCTGACCGGGCTGACGGCAGGCAGCTATTTTGTGCAACAGCCAGCCCAGACGATCGGCGGCAATTCGCTGAGCCAGCAGGTCAGTCCAGCGCTCACGATCACCGCAGCTCAAGCCGAAGGGGTTTTGGTTCGCACGATCGATTCGTTTGATGGAACGACCGATCTGGTCAGCGACACCGCCAACGACGGCGTCCGCGTCGCGTCCAGTTTGGCTGATGGTGCGGCGTTGGGTGGCGAACGCGATATCTTCGTCAACAAGACCTCGGTCAACGGTTTGGTTCGGATCTCGGTCAACGATCCGTTGCAGCCCGGGATCCTTTCGTTCGACAGCTTTGCTTCGGGCGATGGTCAGTGGAACGTCTCTTGGGATGGAATCGATGGAGACGCGTTGACGCTGGACGACACCGGCCTCGGTGGCGTCGATCTGACTTCAGCCGGTACCGCCGCCGGTTTTCGATTGCAGATTGGTGCCGATAACCTTGGCGGAACGGCGATCGTGCGCGTCTACAGCGACGATGGCAACGGAGCGACGACGTCGCGATCGAGCCAGACGACGCTGGTGATTCCCGACACGGGCGGTTCGGCAACCAGCACCGAATACATCCCATTCAGCGCGTTCATCGGAACCGCGGATTTCACGCAGGTCGGTGCGATCGAACTGGATATCACCGGGGTACCGAACATCAACGGGACGGCGGAACTTGTCGGCGCGATCGGTCCGACGACGATCACGCAGGACTTCGACAATTTCGAACAAGCCGATCTCAGTTTGACGAAGGTCTCCAACACGGCGGCTCCCGTCGTCGGTCAGACCGTTTCGTTTACCGTCTCGGTCACCAACACCGGTCCCAACACGGCGACCGGTGTGGAAGTGCTCGACCAATTGCCGACGGGGATCACGTTTGGCAGCGCCACTCCATCGCAGGGAAGCTACAACAACGCGACGGGGATCTGGACCGTTGGCAGCATCACCAACGGCGCGACCGCGACGCTGCAGATCAGCGGTACGCTGGCAACCGCTGGCGATAAGACCAATACGGCGGAGATCATCGCGGCGGATCAGACCGATCCCGACAGCACTCCGGGGAACGGTCTACCCAGCGAAGACGATCAAGCGAGCGTGACGATCGCCCCGCAATTGATCGATCTGTCGCTGTTGAAAGCTGTCGACAACGCGTCGCCGAACGTTGGCGAAGAGGTCACGTTTACGCTGACGATCAACAACGCCGGCCCCAGTACCGCCACGGGCGTTGCCGTGACCGATGCACTTCCGGGCGGATTGACCTTCGTTTCGGCGAGCCCTTCGCAAGGGAACTTCAGCAGCACCGGCGGTCTATGGACTGTCGGGGATTTGGCCAGCGGCGGAACGGCGACGTTGAACCTGACAGCTCGCGTTATCTCTGCCGGCACGAAGACGAATTCGGCGCAAGTGACTGCGGCCGGGCAAGCTGATATCGACAGCACGCCCAACAACAACGATCCGACCGAAGACGATCAAGCCTCGGTCGCGGTGACTCCGCAAGTTGCCGATCTTTCGTTGACGAAGGTCGCCGATTCGACGTCTCCCAATGTCAGCCAAAACGTCGTCTATACCATCACCCTGAACAACGCTGGCCCGAGCGCCGCGACTGGTGTTCAAGTCACCGATCTGCTCCCCTCGGGAATCGCCTTTGTTTCGGCTCAACCGAGCATCGGTACCTACGACAGCAACAGCGGACTGTGGACCGTTGGTTCGATCGGCAGCAACAACAATCAGACGTTGATCTTGATCGGCCGCGTCGATTCGGTCGGGGCGAAAACAAACGTTGCCGAAGTGATCGCGTCGGACCAGTTCGACAGCGATTCGACTCCCGGTAATGGAGCGACGACCGAAGACGATCGAGCCGAGGTGACGGTGACTCCGCAAACCGCCGACCTCTCGCTCGCGAAGACCGTTAACGATGCGACGCCAAACGTCGGCGAGAACGTGACGTTTACGCTGACCGTTTCCAACAGTGGCCCCAACCAAGCGACCGGCGTTCGCGTTCTGGATGAATTGCCGGCCGGAATGACCTTTGTCTCCTCCTCGGGCAGCCAAGGTGTTTACGACAGCGGGACCGGCGTTTGGAACGTCGGCACGATCTCCAATGGCGGAACGGCAACTCTGCGGATCGTCGCCACGGCAGGCAACGCGGGCTTGAATGCAAACTCCGCAGAGATCATCGCGTCGGATCAATTGGATCCCGACTCGACACCGGGCAATAGCGTCGCTGGCGAGGACGATACCGCGGAGGTGACGTTCACCGCCGAGATCGTCGACCTGTCGCTGGCCAAGACCGTCAACACGGCGCAACCAAACCTTGGCGAAAACGTCACGTTTACGATCACCGTTAACAACGCGGGGCCCGACGCGGCGACCAACGTCGTCGTTGTCGATCGCTTGCCGACGGGGCTGACTTTCGTCTCGGCAACGCCCAGCCAGGGAACGTTTAATACAACGACGCGACAATGGTCGATCCCCACCGTGCCTGCCTTTGGTTCGGTCACGATGACGCTGGTCGCCCGCGTCAACGCTGCGACGACATTGACTAACACGGTTGAGATCCTCGATGCCGACCAACCCGACATCGATTCGACTCCCGGCAACAACGTCCCTAGCGAAGACGATCAAGCTGTCGCGTCGATCACGACCCGGCAAGCGGATCTCTCGCTGACGAAGACCGTCGACAACGCCAATCCGAACGTCGGCGATAACGTCACATTTACGATCGACATCAACAATGACGGGCCCGATGCGGCGACTGGTGTCGCGGTTCTCGATACGCTGCCGACGGGGATGACCTTCGTTTCTGCCAACGCCACCCTGGGTACCTTCGATTCGGCCAGTCGCACCTGGTCGGTTGGGACCGTTCCCAATAACTCGGGCGCCCAATTGGAGATCGTCGCCCGCGTCGATACTCGCGGAATCAAGACCAACACGGCGCAGGTGAGTGCGTCGGAGGTGGCCGATCCCGATTCGACCCCCGGCAATAACTTGACGGCCGAAGACGATCAAGCCAGCGTTTCGCTGACGCCTCAATTGGTCGACCTCGCGTTGACGAAAGGCGTCGACGCGGCACAGCCCAACATCGGCGATAACGTCGTCTACAACTTGGCGATCACCAACACGGGAACCGACACCGCGACGGGCGTTGCGGTGACTGACACGTTGCCGGTCGGAGTGACTTTCATTTCGGCGATCGCCAGTCTTGGGAACTATGACGACGCGACCGGCGTATGGAACGTCGGATCGGTCGCCCGCGGATCGACGCCAACGTTGGAGATTACGGTCCGCGTCGACACGCCCGATACAAAGACCAACGTAGCGGAGATCACCGCGACAGATCAATTGGATGTCGATTCGACGCCTGGCAACGGGATCACGACCGAAGACGATTACGCCACTGTCGACATCACGCCTCTTTCGGCTGACCTTTCGTTGACCAAGACCGTCGACGATCCGAAGCCCAACGTCGGCGAGAACGTGACGTTCACGATCACGGTTACGAACTCGGGACCCGACGCAGCGACAGGGATTTTGGTCGAAGACCAGTTGCCACCGGATGTCGTCTTCGTCTCGGCGACGGCATCGCGCGGCAGCTACAACGAACTGACAGGGATCTGGGATTTGGGGGCGTTGGGAAACACGGGGACTGCGACCTTGCAGATCGTGGCCAACGGAACCAATGTGATCGAGAAGGTCAATCAAGCGGAGATCGTTGCCTCGGACACTCGCGATCCGGATTCGACTCCCGGCAATAATGACAGCAGCGAAGACGATCAGGCTTCGGTTTCGATCGAGCCGCAGGAGATCGATCTGTCGTTGACAAAGACGATCGACAACAATGCACCCAACCGGGGCGAAAACGTTGTCTACACCTTGGTTGTCACCAACGATGGTCCCTCCGACGCGACGGGTATCGAAATCACCGACCGATTGCCGGAAGGGATGACGTTTGTTTCCGCCGCCGTCGCTCAGGGAGCTTTCAACGCTTCGACGGGTGTATGGACGACGGGCAGCCTGGCTCAAGGCGATTCGGCGACGTTGCGGTTGACGGCGACCGTCAATACGACGGGAACGGTTCTCAACACGGCGGAGATCACCGCCGCGGATCAACCCGATACCGACTCGACGCCGGGTAACAATAACATCACCGAAGACGACTTCTCCAGTGCCATCTTCGTCACCCCGGTCGCCGACTTGGGATTAACCAAGATCGTTGCCGATTCGACGCCGCTGGCCAGCGAAGACGTTGTCTTTACGATCACCGTCGTCAATAACGGCCCCGACGATGCGACCGGCGTCGTCGTTCGCGACCTGTTGCCACCGGGATTGCTGTTCCAATCTTCGACCGAAACGCAGGGAACCTACGATTCGAACACGGGGTTGTGGAACGTCGGTGGGATTCCCAATACGGGAACCGCCACGATGACGATTCGGGCTCGGATCAACAGCGCCGATCCAAGCACCAACACGGCGGAGATCGTTGCGGTAGCGCAGTTCGACCCCGATTCGACTCCCGACAACGGGATCGTTGGGGAAGACGATCAAGCGAGCGTGACGGTGACTCCCGAAGTGAGCGACCTCTCGGTTACCGCAGCGGTTGACAACCCGACACCGGAACTGGGGGACAGCGTCGTGACGACGTTCACCGTCAGCAATGCCGGACCCGATGTGGCGACAAACGTCGTCCTTTCACTGCCGATTCCACCAGGTTTCACCTTCGTGAGAGCGGATGTCAGCCAAGGGACCTTCGATGCCGCGACGGGGCTTTGGACACTGGGGACACTGATCGTTGGCGAAACCCGCACGATTCGAATTACCGAACGGGTCGATGCGTTTGGCATTCGACCGCATAACATCGAAGTGCAATCGGTCGACCAAATCGATCCCGACAGCACGCCCGGGAACATGTCGTTGGTCGAAGACGATTATGCCAGCGTGATGATCCAGGCTCCACGCAACCTTTCGAAGCGATTGTTCCTATCGCGCTGA